TTATTTCGGCCTGCTCAATTTCTTTGCCTGTGTCAGGGCGGGCACGGCAGTTTAAGAAACCATCCTTCACTTCCACATCCACCTTGCTGCCCAGGTAATGGCAAAGGCCAAGAACTGCAGTCTGAGCCAGCACTGAAACCGCTGCACAAACAATGTCTTTTCCTGCTGGAGCAAAACCGGAGTGTCCATGGGCTTTGAAACCTGACCGCCGCCCCTCCGGTGTTTGATAAAAAGAGACGGTAACCATTAAACCAGGATACTCTCCACCACCAACT
This region of Syntrophomonadaceae bacterium genomic DNA includes:
- a CDS encoding ribosomal-processing cysteine protease Prp, with the protein product MVTVSFYQTPEGRRSGFKAHGHSGFAPAGKDIVCAAVSVLAQTAVLGLCHYLGSKVDVEVKDGFLNCRARPDTGKEIEQAEIIFQTMFLGVAAIKESYSKYVEITEEVDRND